One region of Collinsella aerofaciens ATCC 25986 genomic DNA includes:
- a CDS encoding cobalt-precorrin 5A hydrolase, giving the protein MAERTARALSDCAQTGEDDPGWDVSVSRGFGEGKADLRAWTALAWEASDALLFVGAAGIAVRAIAPHVASKATDSAVVAIDEAGRFAVPLLSGHLGGANELAQTVARAAGAIPVITTATDVRGVWAVDTWARCAGLAVSNPEAIKRVSARLLSGGRVALYSDMPISGQPPEGVDLASDRARADIVVSPFAGANAGASVRAAETTGEVVPAGETGKPAGVRAQAPAPEPLRLVVPCIVAGIGCRRGACAEAIEEAFLLACGQVGISPSAVREAATIDVKAHEEGLLAFCCARNIPLATYSAEELSQVEGSVSPSDFVRATVGVDNVCERAALAEGGKLIFPKLAHGGVTVAFSKVTIDLSFKER; this is encoded by the coding sequence TTGGCGGAGCGCACCGCACGCGCGCTTTCCGATTGCGCGCAGACAGGTGAAGACGACCCTGGCTGGGACGTTTCCGTTTCGCGCGGGTTCGGCGAGGGGAAGGCCGACCTGCGCGCATGGACGGCGCTCGCGTGGGAAGCGTCGGACGCGCTTCTGTTCGTGGGCGCGGCGGGCATCGCCGTGCGGGCGATCGCGCCGCATGTCGCCTCGAAGGCAACCGATTCCGCGGTTGTGGCGATCGACGAGGCGGGGCGCTTTGCCGTCCCGCTTTTGTCGGGGCATTTGGGCGGTGCGAACGAGCTTGCGCAAACTGTGGCACGCGCGGCAGGGGCCATCCCCGTCATCACCACGGCGACCGACGTCCGCGGCGTGTGGGCGGTGGATACGTGGGCGCGCTGTGCGGGGCTCGCCGTTTCGAATCCCGAGGCCATCAAGCGAGTGTCGGCGCGGCTGCTTTCGGGCGGGCGCGTGGCGCTCTATTCCGACATGCCGATTTCGGGACAGCCGCCTGAGGGGGTTGACCTTGCGTCCGACCGCGCTCGGGCCGATATCGTCGTGTCGCCGTTCGCTGGCGCGAATGCAGGTGCGTCCGTTCGTGCGGCGGAGACAACGGGCGAGGTCGTGCCCGCCGGTGAGACGGGGAAGCCGGCGGGCGTGCGGGCGCAGGCGCCTGCGCCCGAGCCGCTTCGCCTTGTCGTGCCCTGCATCGTTGCGGGCATAGGATGCCGTCGCGGTGCGTGCGCCGAAGCGATCGAGGAGGCGTTTCTTCTCGCGTGCGGGCAGGTGGGTATCTCGCCTTCGGCCGTGCGCGAGGCGGCGACGATCGACGTGAAGGCGCACGAGGAGGGTCTGCTCGCCTTCTGCTGCGCGCGCAATATCCCGCTTGCGACGTATTCCGCAGAGGAGTTGTCGCAGGTCGAAGGCAGCGTTTCGCCATCTGATTTTGTGCGCGCGACGGTGGGGGTCGACAACGTGTGCGAGCGGGCAGCGCTCGCGGAGGGGGGCAAACTTATCTTCCCGAAGCTCGCTCACGGCGGCGTGACCGTCGCGTTTTCCAAGGTAACTATCGATCTTTCGTTTAAGGAGCGGTGA
- the cobJ gene encoding precorrin-3B C(17)-methyltransferase, producing MGKLFVVGIGPGGPDGMTIAARRALEAADIVVGYTKYVELALAAVPDAAHLATPMMHEVERCSLALSRAQSGEAVALVCSGDAGVYGMASPVLELAEDYPDVDVEVIAGATAAQSGSAVLGAPLAHDFAVVSLSDLLTPWEVIERRLAAVASADFCICLYNPRSRKRADRLSRAAKIMLEWKAPDTLCGWVRNIGREGQQSGMCRLSELGEIDADMFTTVFVGNADTKLVGGRMVTPRGYREIPCER from the coding sequence ATGGGAAAGCTCTTCGTGGTGGGGATCGGCCCGGGCGGCCCCGACGGCATGACGATTGCGGCCCGGCGCGCGCTCGAGGCGGCCGACATCGTTGTGGGGTACACGAAATACGTGGAGCTCGCGCTCGCCGCCGTGCCCGACGCGGCGCATCTCGCGACCCCGATGATGCACGAGGTCGAACGGTGCAGCCTTGCGCTTTCGCGCGCGCAGAGCGGAGAAGCCGTGGCGCTCGTGTGCAGCGGTGACGCGGGCGTGTACGGCATGGCGAGCCCCGTGCTGGAGCTTGCGGAGGACTACCCCGATGTAGACGTGGAAGTTATCGCCGGGGCCACCGCGGCTCAGAGCGGGTCGGCGGTGCTCGGCGCCCCGCTTGCCCACGACTTCGCGGTCGTGTCGCTCTCCGACCTGCTCACGCCATGGGAGGTCATCGAGCGCAGGCTCGCCGCCGTCGCGAGTGCCGACTTCTGCATCTGTTTGTACAACCCGCGCAGCAGAAAGCGCGCCGACAGGCTCTCACGCGCGGCGAAGATTATGCTCGAATGGAAGGCCCCCGACACGCTCTGCGGCTGGGTACGCAACATCGGGCGCGAGGGGCAGCAGTCGGGCATGTGCAGGCTCTCCGAGCTGGGGGAGATCGACGCCGACATGTTCACCACCGTGTTCGTCGGCAACGCGGACACGAAGCTCGTAGGCGGCCGTATGGTCACGCCGCGCGGGTATCGGGAGATTCCATGCGAAAGGTAA
- the cbiE gene encoding precorrin-6y C5,15-methyltransferase (decarboxylating) subunit CbiE: MRKVTIIGAGPGNPDLLSRAALDAIDIADVVIGAHRALAGIDVPPDVVRCELVKTADIVAALTDAASWQRAVVVMTGDVGLFSGARRLVEALSGDAQVDVRVVPGISSASYLAARLARPWQDWRFASAHGVACDIVAEAERAGELFLATSGGEDPSRLSGELVQAGFGDARVTVAERLSYPDERITCATASEIAGQTFDDLNVMLIEFAGGAGSPVGFSASRAASSRWPYASSGIPDELFIRGDVPMTKQEVRAVALAKLRLTATDTVWDVGAGTGSVSIEAALVARAGSVWAVERNATGVRLIRENADAFGCGNVHAVPGVAPEALAKLPVPDAVFVGGSAGELPSILEAALEKNSQVRLCVPCVTVETLTEACALLSGSRFKGFEACQVSAARAEAVGSHHLMKAQNPVFLVSARGAGGEGGAR; this comes from the coding sequence ATGCGAAAGGTAACGATCATCGGGGCGGGGCCCGGAAACCCCGACTTGCTCTCGCGCGCGGCGCTCGACGCGATCGACATCGCCGACGTGGTCATCGGTGCTCATCGCGCGCTTGCCGGCATCGACGTGCCGCCCGACGTGGTGAGATGCGAGCTCGTGAAGACGGCGGACATCGTAGCCGCGCTCACCGATGCGGCGTCGTGGCAGCGCGCCGTGGTCGTGATGACGGGCGATGTGGGGCTGTTCAGCGGCGCGCGCCGCCTGGTGGAGGCGCTCTCCGGCGACGCGCAGGTGGACGTGCGCGTTGTTCCCGGCATAAGCTCAGCGTCGTATCTCGCCGCGCGTCTCGCGCGTCCATGGCAGGATTGGCGCTTCGCGAGCGCTCACGGCGTGGCGTGCGACATCGTGGCCGAGGCCGAGCGCGCAGGTGAGCTCTTCCTCGCCACGTCGGGCGGGGAAGACCCCTCGCGGCTTTCGGGCGAGCTTGTGCAGGCGGGCTTCGGGGACGCGCGCGTGACGGTGGCCGAGCGCCTGTCGTACCCCGACGAGCGCATCACCTGCGCGACCGCAAGTGAAATCGCAGGTCAGACGTTCGACGACTTGAACGTGATGCTTATCGAGTTCGCAGGCGGCGCCGGGTCGCCTGTGGGCTTTAGCGCATCCCGCGCCGCGAGCTCCCGCTGGCCGTACGCTTCCTCGGGCATTCCCGACGAGCTCTTTATCCGCGGCGACGTTCCCATGACCAAGCAGGAGGTGCGCGCCGTCGCGCTCGCGAAGCTGCGCCTTACCGCGACCGACACCGTGTGGGACGTCGGCGCCGGCACGGGGAGCGTATCGATCGAGGCGGCGCTCGTCGCGCGAGCGGGGTCGGTATGGGCGGTCGAGCGCAACGCGACCGGCGTGCGGCTCATCCGAGAGAACGCGGATGCATTCGGGTGCGGCAACGTGCATGCGGTCCCCGGCGTCGCCCCCGAAGCGCTCGCGAAACTGCCCGTCCCCGACGCCGTGTTCGTCGGCGGGAGCGCGGGCGAGCTTCCCTCCATCTTGGAGGCGGCGCTCGAGAAGAACTCGCAGGTTCGCTTGTGCGTGCCATGCGTCACCGTTGAGACGCTCACCGAGGCGTGCGCGCTCCTCTCGGGTTCGCGCTTTAAGGGGTTCGAGGCGTGCCAGGTGTCGGCCGCCCGCGCCGAGGCTGTAGGCTCGCACCATCTCATGAAGGCGCAAAACCCCGTGTTCCTCGTCAGCGCGCGTGGTGCAGGTGGGGAAGGCGGCGCCCGGTGA
- a CDS encoding cobyrinate a,c-diamide synthase: MSTSIPRFMVAAPSSGSGKTVVTCALLRALARRGLACAAFKCGPDYIDPLFHRRVVGARSGNLDGFFTDAPTLRALLARGAAGADVAVLEGVMGFYDGMAPGVSDASSYQVARDTETPVVLVVNGRGASLSLAAVIRGIAEFLPCANVRGVVLNKTSAAACAYAAPSIEKHTGVAVLGNIPADEAFSLESRHLGLVTADEVEQLSARIDKMAELVEKSVDVDRLLEIAATAPDICEEPYRFEPIAGARPIIAVARDEAFSFYYEENLRALEDLGCELAFFSPLCDSELPRGTSALYLGGGYPELHARQLSENAPMREAVRRAVESGMPTVAECGGFLYLQREIADSEGRRWPVAGALEGASENGGRLSHFGYVELTSQRDGLYGPRGTRIRAHEFHYWQSTCPGGDFWAQKPRRDKGWPCMTTTPSLVAGFPHVYYPANPDVARAFASAAVSFAERRRHG, from the coding sequence GTGAGCACGTCCATCCCGCGCTTCATGGTCGCTGCGCCCTCGAGCGGGAGCGGCAAGACGGTCGTAACGTGCGCGCTCCTGCGCGCGCTCGCGCGCCGCGGCCTTGCATGCGCGGCCTTCAAATGCGGCCCCGACTACATTGACCCGCTCTTTCATCGCCGCGTCGTGGGTGCGCGCTCGGGCAACTTAGACGGCTTCTTCACCGACGCCCCGACGCTGCGCGCCCTGCTCGCACGCGGCGCCGCGGGCGCGGATGTCGCGGTGCTCGAGGGGGTCATGGGCTTCTACGACGGCATGGCGCCCGGCGTGTCCGATGCGAGCAGCTACCAGGTTGCGCGCGACACGGAAACGCCGGTCGTTTTAGTGGTGAACGGGCGCGGGGCGTCTTTATCGCTCGCCGCCGTAATCCGCGGCATCGCCGAGTTCCTGCCTTGTGCGAACGTGCGCGGCGTCGTGCTGAACAAGACGAGCGCCGCTGCCTGCGCCTATGCGGCGCCTTCGATCGAGAAGCACACGGGCGTCGCGGTTTTGGGGAATATCCCCGCCGACGAGGCGTTCTCGCTCGAAAGCCGGCATCTGGGGCTTGTGACCGCCGACGAGGTGGAGCAGCTCTCCGCGCGCATCGATAAGATGGCCGAGCTGGTGGAAAAGAGCGTCGACGTCGACCGCTTGCTCGAAATAGCGGCGACGGCACCCGATATCTGCGAGGAACCTTACCGGTTTGAGCCGATCGCGGGAGCGCGGCCCATCATCGCCGTCGCGCGTGACGAGGCGTTCTCGTTCTACTACGAGGAGAACCTGCGCGCGCTCGAGGACCTGGGTTGCGAGCTGGCCTTTTTCAGCCCCCTGTGTGATAGCGAGTTGCCCCGGGGGACAAGCGCCCTCTATCTGGGAGGCGGCTACCCGGAGCTCCATGCGCGGCAGCTCTCCGAGAACGCGCCGATGCGCGAGGCGGTGCGGCGTGCGGTGGAATCCGGCATGCCGACGGTCGCCGAATGCGGTGGGTTTCTGTACCTGCAGCGCGAAATCGCCGATAGCGAGGGGCGGCGCTGGCCTGTTGCGGGCGCCCTTGAGGGCGCAAGCGAGAACGGGGGAAGGCTGTCCCATTTCGGGTACGTGGAGCTCACTTCTCAACGCGACGGACTCTACGGGCCGCGCGGCACACGCATCCGCGCGCACGAGTTCCACTACTGGCAGTCCACCTGCCCGGGCGGCGACTTCTGGGCGCAGAAGCCCCGGCGCGACAAGGGGTGGCCGTGCATGACGACCACCCCGTCCCTGGTTGCGGGCTTCCCGCATGTGTACTATCCTGCGAACCCCGACGTTGCGCGCGCGTTCGCGTCTGCCGCAGTGTCGTTCGCAGAGAGGAGACGGCATGGCTGA
- a CDS encoding nicotinate-nucleotide--dimethylbenzimidazole phosphoribosyltransferase gives MCTILRTPTLRARSRLPQCRSQRGDGMAEVTETALACIREEVERAFSSAPGAVLEAALSRIAPADECARAAAYAAWDSIAHPLGGLGDFEDAVACIAAAQGSAEVAEFPRALAVFFSDNGVVAEGVSQSGQDVTRAVARNMCEGATSACRMAAFAGAEVVPVDVGMARGIEDARMVRANVRRGSGNIAHGSAMSRDGAVRAIEVGIAVACGFVRAGVRLLAAGEMGIGNTTTSAAVAAVLLRADARSLVGRGAGLSDASFARKRDVVERAIDANSPDPADPIDVLSKVGGFDIAAMCGFYLGAAVSKAPALLDGVISCTAALCAARLCPNALGYLMGTHASSEPASQELLRELGIKAPLDAGMHLGEGAGAMAYLPLLDSALRVYRDGKTFTATGMAAYEHFEAGI, from the coding sequence ATGTGTACTATCCTGCGAACCCCGACGTTGCGCGCGCGTTCGCGTCTGCCGCAGTGTCGTTCGCAGAGAGGAGACGGCATGGCTGAAGTAACCGAAACCGCGCTTGCCTGTATCCGCGAGGAAGTCGAGCGCGCGTTCTCGTCGGCGCCGGGCGCCGTGCTCGAAGCCGCGCTCTCCCGGATCGCGCCCGCAGACGAGTGTGCCCGCGCCGCCGCGTACGCCGCGTGGGACTCCATCGCGCACCCTTTGGGGGGATTGGGCGACTTTGAAGACGCCGTCGCGTGTATCGCCGCGGCTCAGGGGAGCGCCGAGGTGGCCGAGTTTCCCCGTGCGCTTGCGGTATTCTTCTCCGACAACGGGGTCGTTGCCGAAGGCGTGTCGCAAAGCGGACAAGACGTGACGCGAGCCGTCGCGCGCAACATGTGCGAGGGGGCCACGAGCGCCTGCCGCATGGCGGCGTTCGCGGGTGCCGAGGTCGTGCCCGTCGACGTGGGTATGGCCCGGGGCATAGAAGACGCGCGCATGGTGCGCGCGAACGTGCGGCGGGGGAGCGGCAATATCGCGCACGGCTCCGCTATGTCTCGCGATGGGGCCGTGCGCGCGATCGAGGTCGGAATCGCCGTCGCGTGCGGATTTGTCCGCGCCGGCGTGCGCCTTCTCGCCGCGGGCGAGATGGGCATTGGCAACACGACCACCTCGGCGGCGGTGGCCGCAGTGCTCCTCCGGGCGGACGCGCGGAGCCTCGTCGGGCGCGGCGCGGGGCTCTCGGACGCCTCGTTCGCGCGCAAGCGCGACGTGGTCGAGCGCGCTATCGACGCGAACTCGCCCGATCCCGCCGACCCGATCGACGTGCTCTCGAAGGTGGGCGGCTTCGACATCGCGGCGATGTGCGGTTTCTACCTGGGGGCCGCGGTCTCGAAGGCGCCGGCGCTCCTCGACGGGGTCATATCCTGCACGGCGGCCCTGTGCGCGGCGCGCCTGTGTCCAAACGCCTTGGGCTACCTCATGGGCACCCACGCATCAAGCGAACCCGCAAGCCAGGAGCTCCTTCGCGAGCTCGGCATAAAGGCACCCCTCGACGCAGGCATGCACTTGGGCGAGGGCGCGGGCGCCATGGCGTATCTGCCCCTTCTGGATTCGGCGCTGCGCGTGTACCGGGATGGGAAGACGTTCACGGCGACTGGCATGGCTGCTTACGAGCATTTCGAGGCTGGGATATGA
- a CDS encoding bifunctional adenosylcobinamide kinase/adenosylcobinamide-phosphate guanylyltransferase, producing the protein MTVTFVIGAAASGKSAYAESLCLGHDGPRVYLATMEPFGEEGARRIARHRALREGKGFSTLERTRDVGAAVPGLPRGCTLLLEDVGNLVANELFAEGGLSPRDPDAVAREVLGGIERLAQAAAYTVVVSVDVFADGMRYDEGTEAWRRALARVNAGVAALADRAVEVVCGIPVWMKGEGPIR; encoded by the coding sequence ATGACGGTGACGTTCGTTATCGGCGCCGCCGCGAGCGGCAAGAGCGCCTATGCCGAGTCCCTGTGCCTCGGGCACGACGGCCCCCGCGTGTACCTGGCAACGATGGAGCCCTTCGGGGAAGAGGGCGCCCGCCGCATCGCGCGCCATCGGGCGCTGCGCGAGGGCAAGGGGTTTTCCACCCTCGAGCGCACGCGTGACGTGGGCGCCGCAGTGCCCGGGCTTCCTCGCGGCTGCACGCTTCTTTTGGAGGACGTGGGCAACCTGGTTGCAAACGAGCTTTTCGCGGAAGGCGGCTTGTCCCCGCGTGACCCCGACGCTGTGGCGCGCGAGGTGCTCGGAGGCATTGAACGGCTCGCTCAGGCCGCTGCGTATACGGTGGTGGTCTCCGTTGACGTGTTCGCCGATGGGATGCGCTACGATGAGGGGACCGAGGCATGGAGGCGCGCGCTCGCGCGCGTGAACGCGGGCGTGGCGGCGCTGGCCGACCGCGCAGTCGAAGTGGTATGCGGGATTCCCGTGTGGATGAAAGGCGAAGGACCTATAAGGTGA
- a CDS encoding adenosylcobinamide-GDP ribazoletransferase has protein sequence MKIAEAIGAAFGTFSRIPVPKSAWTDFGSTHALAAFPLVGLAEGFLMTAWGYVANLLGVPATIVAAVLAALPVAVTGGIHLDGLCDTSDALASWAPRERKLEIMHDPRAGAFGVIGVVVYLILQFSLFTALPLTAGTFLALLCSLVFSRALSGLAVECWPAARADGMAAGLSPAKKRAAIVVPLCAFAAASAAGMVACVQAVGALMAVAGLLALAWYRHVALSRFGGVTGDLAGWFLQWAELAMLAMLVAGGMLL, from the coding sequence GTGAAGATAGCAGAGGCAATCGGCGCGGCGTTCGGAACGTTCTCGCGCATCCCCGTCCCGAAATCGGCCTGGACCGATTTCGGATCAACCCATGCGCTTGCCGCGTTTCCCCTGGTGGGCCTTGCGGAAGGCTTCCTCATGACGGCGTGGGGGTACGTGGCGAACCTGCTCGGCGTACCTGCGACCATCGTCGCGGCCGTGCTCGCGGCGCTGCCTGTGGCGGTGACGGGAGGCATCCACCTAGACGGGCTCTGCGACACCTCCGATGCGCTTGCAAGTTGGGCCCCACGCGAGCGAAAGCTCGAGATCATGCACGACCCGCGGGCGGGCGCCTTCGGGGTCATCGGTGTTGTCGTGTACCTTATTCTGCAGTTTTCCCTGTTCACCGCGCTGCCGCTTACGGCGGGGACGTTCCTTGCGCTTCTGTGCTCGCTCGTGTTCTCCCGCGCGCTTTCGGGGCTCGCCGTTGAATGCTGGCCTGCCGCGCGGGCGGACGGCATGGCCGCGGGGCTCTCGCCTGCGAAGAAGCGCGCGGCGATCGTCGTGCCGCTTTGCGCTTTCGCTGCGGCTTCGGCTGCAGGGATGGTCGCGTGCGTTCAGGCCGTCGGCGCCCTTATGGCGGTGGCGGGGCTTTTGGCGCTCGCGTGGTACCGCCATGTTGCCCTGTCCCGCTTCGGCGGGGTGACGGGGGATTTGGCCGGATGGTTTCTGCAATGGGCCGAGCTCGCGATGCTTGCCATGTTGGTGGCGGGGGGCATGCTCCTATGA
- a CDS encoding histidine phosphatase family protein, whose product MVSAMGRARDACHVGGGGHAPMILVVGGAHSGKRTFVREKLGFAADDFVDAAQQAEGGVPAAFAGRIAYRAEELVRALDADRALERLIGFDAVILSLVGSGVVPMRAEDAQWRERAGRLGCALAARADVVVRMTCGIPQVIKGNLADAPRGTQGAGAPLEVVFVRHGATAGTEGHRYSGAGTDEPLSSAGERALRDLTCNRDVFRVITSGMARTDQTARILFPNAELMACPGLREMDFGDFEGRSAAELKEDARYRAWVDSWCETRCPHGEGKSDFTRRVVAAFREACESECAQGSGRAVFVVHAGTVKALLSELAVPKMGYFDVHTEPGGAWAATWDGRCLRDVRPASGGDAR is encoded by the coding sequence ATGGTTTCTGCAATGGGCCGAGCTCGCGATGCTTGCCATGTTGGTGGCGGGGGGCATGCTCCTATGATTCTCGTGGTAGGTGGTGCGCATTCGGGGAAGAGGACCTTCGTGCGCGAAAAGCTCGGGTTCGCGGCGGACGATTTCGTCGACGCGGCGCAGCAAGCGGAGGGCGGCGTGCCCGCGGCTTTTGCCGGCCGCATCGCGTACCGTGCTGAGGAACTCGTACGCGCGCTCGACGCTGACCGGGCGCTCGAGCGGCTGATCGGCTTCGACGCAGTGATTCTGTCCTTGGTCGGCTCGGGGGTCGTCCCCATGCGTGCGGAAGACGCCCAATGGCGCGAGCGCGCGGGGCGCCTGGGATGCGCGCTCGCTGCGCGCGCCGACGTCGTCGTGCGCATGACGTGCGGGATTCCCCAGGTCATCAAAGGAAACCTTGCCGATGCGCCTCGAGGGACGCAGGGCGCGGGCGCGCCTTTGGAAGTCGTCTTCGTGCGCCATGGTGCCACGGCGGGCACGGAAGGCCATCGCTACAGCGGGGCGGGCACCGACGAGCCCCTGTCGAGCGCGGGCGAGCGCGCTTTGCGCGACCTCACGTGCAATCGTGACGTGTTCCGTGTTATCACGAGCGGCATGGCCCGCACCGACCAGACGGCGCGCATCCTCTTCCCGAACGCGGAGCTTATGGCGTGCCCCGGTCTGCGCGAGATGGATTTCGGCGACTTCGAGGGGCGAAGCGCCGCCGAGCTTAAAGAGGATGCGCGCTACCGCGCCTGGGTAGACTCCTGGTGCGAGACGCGCTGCCCGCATGGCGAGGGCAAGAGCGATTTCACCCGCCGCGTCGTCGCGGCGTTTCGGGAGGCGTGCGAATCGGAGTGTGCCCAGGGGAGCGGGCGCGCCGTCTTCGTCGTTCACGCGGGTACCGTGAAAGCGCTGCTCTCCGAGCTAGCTGTCCCGAAAATGGGATACTTCGACGTGCATACCGAGCCGGGCGGCGCATGGGCCGCCACCTGGGATGGGCGCTGCCTTCGCGACGTTCGCCCCGCTTCGGGGGGCGATGCTCGGTGA
- the cbiB gene encoding adenosylcobinamide-phosphate synthase CbiB: MTILAVAAGFAADLAFGDPRWLPHPVVAMGRAITWAEGRLRGAFPQTSAGTRAAGLVLAVALPLACWLLTWGILHLCGMVHPGLRFVAEAWASYQILAACELRRQSLAVARAFSKGGLVAAREAVGLIVGRDTSVLDEQGVARAAVETVAENASDGVIAPLFYLIIGGAPLGMAYKAVNTLDSMVGYKNERYIDFGCASARLDDAVNWIPSRLSALLMISVCPIVGLDACGAARIWRRDRRRHASPNAAQTESACAGALGLRLAGPAVYFGKLVEKPTIGDASREIEWGDIARATRLMLAASVCALVVFGAARAAVVLAVGAIV, translated from the coding sequence ATGACGATTCTTGCCGTCGCCGCCGGGTTCGCGGCCGACCTTGCCTTCGGCGACCCGCGCTGGCTTCCCCATCCCGTCGTCGCCATGGGACGCGCGATCACGTGGGCCGAAGGCCGCCTGCGGGGCGCATTCCCGCAAACGTCCGCGGGCACGCGCGCCGCAGGGCTTGTGCTCGCCGTGGCGCTTCCGCTTGCGTGTTGGCTTTTGACCTGGGGAATCCTGCATCTTTGCGGCATGGTTCACCCCGGTTTGCGCTTTGTGGCCGAGGCATGGGCGAGCTATCAGATTCTCGCGGCATGCGAGCTGCGCCGCCAGAGCCTGGCCGTGGCCCGCGCGTTCTCGAAGGGCGGCCTTGTCGCGGCGCGCGAAGCCGTCGGGCTCATCGTGGGACGCGACACGTCTGTTCTCGACGAGCAGGGCGTTGCGCGCGCCGCCGTGGAAACGGTGGCGGAGAACGCGAGCGACGGCGTCATCGCGCCGCTTTTCTACCTTATTATCGGGGGTGCGCCCTTGGGCATGGCGTACAAGGCGGTGAACACGCTCGACAGCATGGTGGGCTACAAAAACGAGCGCTACATCGACTTCGGCTGCGCCTCGGCGCGCCTCGACGATGCGGTGAACTGGATTCCCTCGCGCTTATCGGCCCTGCTCATGATCTCCGTGTGCCCGATCGTCGGGCTCGACGCGTGCGGGGCGGCGCGCATCTGGCGCCGCGACAGGCGTCGCCATGCGAGCCCGAACGCGGCGCAGACCGAGTCAGCGTGCGCGGGCGCGCTCGGGCTGCGCCTGGCAGGACCCGCGGTGTATTTCGGCAAGCTCGTTGAGAAACCGACGATAGGCGACGCGTCCCGCGAAATCGAGTGGGGCGACATCGCCCGGGCGACAAGGCTCATGCTCGCCGCGTCCGTATGCGCGCTCGTCGTCTTCGGTGCCGCACGCGCGGCGGTCGTGCTCGCCGTGGGGGCGATTGTATGA